The Longimicrobium sp. genome has a window encoding:
- the rph gene encoding rifamycin-inactivating phosphotransferase encodes MDRYVLDFQEIDQTQVAVAGGKGAHLGELSRIEGIHVPDGFCVTTDAFRRILADAPSLGDRLDRLSRLEPDDREAIGALSAEIRGTIEGIAIPGDLAAAITGALARLGEQAACAVRSSATAEDLPTASFAGQQDTYLNVVGPAAILRHVSRCWASLFTERAVTYRLRNGIDHRQVQMAVVVQRMVFPQAAGILFTADPITGNRKISSVEAGFGLGEALVSGLVNADVYKVRDGEVVARTIGAKRLAIFASPGGGTEERAIEPERREQPALTDAQVVRLAELGRRIEAHFGRPQDIEWCLADDDFQVVQSRPITTLFPIPEAGDGENHVYVSVGHQQMMTDPIKPLGLSFWQMLTPRPMAEAGGRLFVDVTQILASPASRGSMVGLLGKSDPLIGDALQTILDRGDFIPSLPDAGPAWEPPGAGSETIETDPAIVAELIARSEASIAALQRDIRPLSGTALLEFILADIEQRKRVRLDPRSLQVVMAGMEAAWWLNERLETWLGEKNAADTLTQSVPHNVTSEMGLALLDVADVIRPHPEVVAFLQQVDDEDFLDELPGLPGGQEARDAIRAWLDRYGMRCVGEIDITRPRWSERPTTLVPLILGNVRNFEPGAGKRRFEQGREEAWRKEQEVLERLRTLPDGEQKAEETKRMIDRVRTFAGYREYPKYDMVSRYFVYKQALMEEAERLVRARVLREKEDIFFLKFQELHDVVRTRQADDQLIRNRKEAFRSYQALTPPRVLTSEGEAVAGSYRREDLPAGALVGLPVSAGTIEGRARVILDMAEADLEPGDILVTAYTDPSWTPLFVAIEALVTEVGGLMTHGAVIAREYGLPAVVGVEHATRLIRDGQWIRVHGTEGYVEILS; translated from the coding sequence CTGGCGGACGCGCCGTCGCTCGGCGATCGGCTCGACCGGCTGTCGCGCCTGGAGCCGGACGACCGGGAGGCGATCGGCGCGCTCAGCGCGGAGATCCGCGGGACGATCGAAGGGATCGCCATCCCCGGCGACCTGGCGGCGGCGATCACCGGCGCGCTCGCCCGCCTCGGCGAGCAGGCCGCCTGCGCCGTCCGCTCCAGCGCGACGGCAGAGGACCTGCCGACGGCCTCCTTCGCCGGCCAGCAGGACACCTACCTGAACGTCGTAGGGCCGGCGGCGATCCTCCGGCACGTCAGCCGATGCTGGGCCTCGCTCTTCACCGAGCGGGCCGTGACCTACCGCCTGCGGAACGGCATCGACCACCGGCAGGTGCAAATGGCCGTGGTGGTGCAGCGGATGGTCTTCCCGCAGGCGGCCGGCATCCTGTTCACGGCCGACCCGATCACCGGCAACCGGAAGATCTCCTCCGTGGAGGCCGGCTTCGGCCTCGGCGAGGCGCTGGTCTCCGGCCTGGTGAACGCGGACGTCTACAAGGTGCGGGACGGCGAAGTCGTCGCCAGGACGATCGGCGCCAAGCGGCTCGCCATCTTCGCGTCGCCGGGGGGCGGGACGGAGGAGCGGGCGATCGAGCCGGAGCGGCGGGAGCAGCCGGCGCTGACGGACGCGCAGGTGGTGCGGCTCGCCGAGCTGGGCCGGCGGATCGAGGCGCACTTCGGCCGCCCCCAGGACATCGAGTGGTGCCTGGCCGACGACGACTTCCAGGTCGTCCAGAGCCGGCCGATCACCACGCTCTTTCCCATCCCCGAGGCCGGCGACGGGGAGAACCACGTCTACGTCTCGGTCGGACACCAGCAGATGATGACCGACCCCATCAAGCCGCTGGGGCTCTCCTTCTGGCAGATGTTGACCCCGCGGCCGATGGCCGAAGCCGGCGGAAGGCTGTTCGTCGACGTCACACAGATCCTGGCTTCCCCGGCGAGCCGCGGCAGCATGGTGGGTCTCCTGGGGAAATCCGATCCGCTGATCGGCGACGCGCTGCAGACCATCCTCGATCGCGGCGATTTCATTCCGTCGCTCCCGGACGCCGGTCCCGCATGGGAACCGCCCGGCGCCGGGTCCGAGACGATCGAGACCGATCCGGCCATCGTCGCCGAGCTGATCGCGCGGAGCGAGGCCTCCATCGCCGCCCTGCAGCGCGACATCCGACCGCTATCCGGAACGGCGCTGCTCGAGTTCATCCTCGCGGACATTGAGCAGCGGAAGCGCGTCCGGCTCGATCCGAGGAGCCTCCAGGTGGTCATGGCGGGGATGGAGGCTGCGTGGTGGCTGAACGAGCGCCTGGAGACGTGGCTGGGCGAGAAGAACGCGGCAGATACGCTCACGCAGTCCGTCCCCCACAACGTCACGTCGGAGATGGGCCTGGCGCTCCTCGACGTCGCGGATGTGATCCGCCCGCACCCGGAGGTAGTGGCCTTTCTGCAGCAGGTCGACGATGAGGATTTCCTCGACGAGCTGCCCGGGCTCCCGGGCGGGCAGGAAGCGCGAGACGCCATCCGCGCCTGGCTCGACCGGTACGGCATGCGCTGCGTCGGCGAGATCGACATCACGCGCCCGCGCTGGAGCGAACGCCCCACCACGCTCGTGCCCCTGATCCTCGGCAACGTCAGGAACTTCGAGCCGGGCGCCGGCAAGCGGCGCTTCGAGCAGGGGCGGGAGGAGGCCTGGAGGAAGGAGCAGGAGGTGCTGGAACGCCTGCGGACGCTGCCGGACGGGGAGCAGAAGGCCGAAGAGACGAAGCGGATGATCGACCGGGTCCGGACGTTCGCCGGGTACCGCGAGTATCCGAAGTACGACATGGTCAGCCGGTACTTCGTTTACAAGCAGGCCTTGATGGAAGAGGCCGAGCGCCTCGTGCGGGCCCGCGTGCTTCGTGAGAAGGAAGACATCTTCTTCCTCAAGTTCCAGGAGCTCCACGACGTCGTGCGCACGCGCCAGGCGGATGACCAGCTCATCCGCAATCGGAAGGAAGCGTTCAGGTCGTACCAGGCGCTCACGCCGCCCCGGGTGCTCACGTCGGAGGGCGAGGCCGTGGCCGGGTCGTACCGGCGTGAGGATCTGCCGGCCGGCGCGCTCGTCGGGCTACCGGTGTCCGCCGGGACCATCGAGGGCCGCGCCCGCGTCATCCTCGACATGGCGGAGGCCGATCTCGAGCCGGGCGACATCCTTGTCACCGCCTACACGGACCCCAGCTGGACGCCGCTGTTCGTCGCGATCGAGGCCTTGGTGACGGAAGTGGGAGGCCTGATGACCCACGGCGCCGTGATCGCGCGGGAGTACGGCCTGCCCGCCGTCGTGGGTGTGGAGCATGCCACCCGGCTGATCCGGGACGGCCAGTGGATCCGCGTGCATGGGACGGAAGGGTATGTCGAGATCCTGTCCTGA
- a CDS encoding helix-turn-helix domain-containing protein yields MTRLGERTVLITATPALRALARRTGEYQPRWFDGWDDLAGAMETAPPAVTVIADAYLGAQPGAGPSPRLRELLEWRPSIPVIAALPLVPEHGPDAVALFAWGVSQVLDLLMEARPAVVQARLRDTRARPLKRRVEAILSQYASENARNLLRAASEVAVEGGGAPELARLFGADPRTVAAWCRREGLPAPRRLLAWTRVLLAAMLLREEGRSIVNSARGAGYATDHALRRAMRELVGGDPATISRGELFDRAAERFNAELRDLREDARERSRPLPGSRAGALYG; encoded by the coding sequence GTGACGCGGCTTGGCGAGCGCACGGTGCTGATCACCGCCACGCCGGCGCTACGCGCGCTGGCCCGGCGCACGGGCGAGTACCAGCCGCGCTGGTTCGACGGGTGGGACGACCTGGCCGGGGCGATGGAGACCGCGCCGCCCGCCGTCACCGTCATCGCCGACGCGTACCTGGGCGCGCAGCCGGGCGCCGGGCCGTCGCCGCGGCTGCGGGAGTTGCTGGAGTGGCGCCCCAGCATCCCGGTGATCGCCGCGCTGCCGCTGGTGCCCGAGCACGGGCCTGACGCGGTGGCGCTCTTCGCCTGGGGCGTCAGCCAGGTGCTGGACCTGCTGATGGAGGCGCGCCCCGCCGTGGTGCAGGCGCGGCTGCGCGACACGCGGGCGCGGCCGCTCAAGCGGCGCGTGGAGGCGATCCTTTCGCAGTACGCGTCGGAGAACGCGCGCAACCTGCTGCGCGCGGCCAGCGAGGTGGCGGTGGAGGGCGGCGGCGCGCCCGAGCTGGCGCGGCTGTTCGGCGCCGACCCGCGCACCGTGGCCGCGTGGTGCCGCCGCGAGGGGCTTCCCGCGCCGCGCCGGCTGCTGGCGTGGACGCGCGTGCTGCTGGCGGCCATGCTGCTGCGCGAGGAGGGGCGGAGCATCGTGAACTCCGCCCGCGGCGCGGGGTATGCCACCGACCACGCGCTGCGCCGGGCCATGCGCGAGCTGGTGGGCGGCGACCCGGCCACCATCTCCCGCGGCGAGCTGTTCGACCGCGCGGCCGAGCGCTTCAACGCCGAGCTGCGCGACCTCCGCGAGGACGCGCGCGAGCGGAGCCGTCCGCTCCCCGGCAGCCGGGCCGGCGCGCTGTACGGGTGA